The following are from one region of the bacterium genome:
- a CDS encoding PhoH family protein, with protein sequence MPQVTLAQEGIDALFGARDQNLKRIERAFNVTLSARGNQAKIDGEPEEAVVVEHLLNEFSALMGRGFQVRPRDVDTAIRVLKETPDASLVQFFSGDGILSSVRRLVNPRSLAQQMYLKAMADHDMVISIGPAGTGKTYLAVAMAAAALKERKIRRIVLTRPAVEAGEKLGYLPGDLADKVNPYLRPLYDALYALIGFEKVMRMLERGTIEVAPLAFMRGRTLNDAFIILDEAQNTTSEQMKMFLTRIGFDSKAVINGDITQVDLPSGTASGLREANQILKGVEGIAFVRFTERDVVRHPLVQKVISAYERHENGRRQAGGDGKSEETE encoded by the coding sequence ATGCCTCAAGTGACCCTCGCTCAAGAGGGCATCGATGCTCTGTTTGGAGCTCGAGACCAGAACCTCAAACGCATCGAGCGAGCCTTCAACGTTACCCTGTCCGCCCGCGGCAATCAGGCCAAGATCGACGGCGAGCCGGAAGAGGCTGTGGTCGTCGAGCATCTGCTGAACGAGTTCTCGGCGTTGATGGGACGGGGCTTCCAGGTACGGCCCAGGGACGTCGACACCGCGATCCGGGTGCTAAAAGAAACGCCGGATGCCTCGCTGGTGCAGTTCTTCTCCGGCGACGGCATTCTGAGCTCGGTTCGCCGGTTGGTGAACCCGCGCAGCCTCGCGCAGCAGATGTACTTGAAGGCGATGGCCGATCACGACATGGTGATCTCGATCGGTCCGGCGGGTACCGGCAAGACGTATCTGGCTGTGGCGATGGCGGCCGCGGCGCTTAAAGAGAGGAAGATTCGTCGCATTGTGCTGACCCGGCCCGCTGTGGAGGCCGGAGAGAAGCTCGGCTATCTCCCCGGAGACCTGGCCGATAAGGTCAATCCGTACCTCAGGCCTCTCTACGACGCCCTCTACGCTCTCATCGGCTTCGAGAAAGTGATGAGGATGCTCGAGCGCGGAACCATTGAGGTGGCCCCGTTGGCATTCATGCGCGGTCGTACGCTTAACGACGCGTTTATCATCCTTGATGAGGCGCAGAACACGACCAGCGAGCAGATGAAAATGTTCTTGACTCGAATCGGCTTTGACTCCAAGGCTGTCATCAATGGCGACATCACCCAGGTCGATCTGCCCTCGGGCACGGCGTCGGGGCTGCGCGAAGCGAATCAAATCCTGAAGGGCGTCGAGGGCATCGCGTTCGTTCGATTCACCGAGCGAGATGTCGTTCGCCACCCGTTGGTGCAGAAGGTCATCAGTGCCTACGAGCGTCACGAGAACGGTCGCAGGCAAGCCGGCGGCGACGGGAAGAGCGAAGAGACCGAGTGA
- a CDS encoding 3-hydroxybutyryl-CoA dehydrogenase, producing MKIEKVGVLGCGLMGSGIAEVCAKAGVTTVVREVNDEFLEKGLGKLHKSLGRAVDKGKLSAEDRDATLNRLSGTTDDADLADCDLIVEAIIENVEEKCRTYAALDKIVKKEALFASNTSSLTITELAMSTERSDRFLGLHFFNPVPVMKLVEVVRTLMTSDEAFAAAFEFAKAIGKEPVAANDNSGFIVNRLLVPYLLDAIRAYENGVGTVEDIDKAMQLGCAHPMGPLRLLDFVGLDTTYYIANIMFEEYRETRFAPPPLLKKMVLAGRYGRKSGRGFYEY from the coding sequence ATGAAGATTGAAAAGGTAGGAGTGCTGGGCTGCGGACTGATGGGGTCAGGGATCGCCGAGGTCTGCGCAAAGGCGGGGGTGACGACGGTCGTGCGCGAAGTCAACGACGAGTTTCTCGAGAAGGGCCTGGGTAAGCTCCACAAGTCGCTGGGCCGGGCCGTCGACAAGGGCAAGTTGAGCGCCGAGGATCGCGACGCGACTCTGAACCGTCTCTCGGGCACCACCGACGATGCCGATCTGGCGGACTGCGACCTGATCGTCGAAGCGATTATCGAGAATGTCGAGGAGAAGTGCCGCACCTATGCCGCCCTCGACAAGATCGTGAAGAAAGAAGCCCTGTTCGCCAGCAATACCTCGTCGCTGACCATCACCGAGTTGGCGATGTCGACCGAGCGCTCCGACCGTTTCCTGGGCCTTCACTTCTTCAATCCGGTACCGGTGATGAAGCTGGTGGAGGTTGTGCGGACGCTCATGACGTCGGACGAGGCCTTTGCTGCGGCCTTCGAGTTCGCGAAAGCCATCGGCAAGGAACCGGTAGCGGCGAACGACAACTCCGGCTTCATCGTGAATCGATTGCTGGTTCCGTACCTGCTCGACGCGATTCGGGCCTATGAGAACGGTGTCGGGACGGTGGAGGACATCGACAAGGCGATGCAACTCGGCTGCGCCCATCCGATGGGTCCGCTTCGTCTGCTCGACTTCGTAGGTCTCGATACCACTTACTACATCGCCAACATCATGTTCGAGGAGTACCGCGAGACGCGCTTTGCGCCGCCGCCGTTGCTCAAGAAAATGGTCCTGGCGGGCCGTTACGGCCGGAAGAGTGGGCGCGGGTTCTACGAGTATTGA
- the tsaE gene encoding tRNA (adenosine(37)-N6)-threonylcarbamoyltransferase complex ATPase subunit type 1 TsaE encodes MRLWNSTSEDATLAIGSQLAEELAPDGVLLLFGELGSGKTVLAQGVAKKLGFERREIQSPTYTLVNEYERSGTRLVHVDLYRLEPEQVEVLGVEEVLAGPGVKVVEWADRLPFPVAGAVLARISVEVTGARRIEAFRHRIEPEFPAREPEGGKDED; translated from the coding sequence ATGAGGCTCTGGAATTCGACCTCGGAGGACGCGACGCTCGCGATCGGTTCGCAACTGGCCGAAGAGCTGGCTCCGGACGGAGTCCTGCTTCTCTTCGGCGAGCTCGGCAGCGGCAAGACGGTTCTCGCCCAGGGCGTCGCGAAGAAACTCGGCTTCGAGAGGCGAGAGATCCAGTCGCCTACCTACACCCTGGTCAACGAGTACGAGCGCTCTGGAACGCGCCTGGTTCATGTCGATCTGTATCGACTCGAGCCCGAGCAGGTCGAGGTGCTCGGGGTCGAAGAGGTGCTTGCCGGGCCGGGGGTAAAAGTGGTGGAGTGGGCGGACAGGCTGCCGTTTCCGGTGGCCGGCGCGGTCCTGGCCCGAATCTCGGTCGAGGTCACGGGCGCGCGCCGGATCGAAGCGTTCCGGCACAGAATCGAACCGGAGTTTCCGGCAAGAGAACCAGAGGGAGGAAAAGATGAAGATTGA